The genomic region GGTAACGGCCTTCCAAAGTGTATCCACGGGCTTCAGCCCGTGAATGGCTAAGAGAAATCGAACCGTCCCCCTCACAGGCTGAAGCCTGTGGATACTCCATTTTAAGCCAAAACCTCCGGGCTGAAGCCCGCCTACAGCATGAAAACTTCCCGTCGTTCCTTTCTCACCAAAAGCGCCATTGCCACGGCACTGGCCGCCGGTTCTTTATCCAATACCTTCGGAGAAGGTCTCGAAACGGCCGTAGACCGGACCCCCAAATCCTCCGCCCCGTCGGACCTGAAAATCACCGATATCAAATGCGGTTACATCCGCAACGGCCACAGTCTGTTCGTCAAAGTCCATACCAACCAGGGCATCTGGGGCTGCGGCGAAGCCGTCGACGCTACGCCGGGGACCTACCACCTCGTCAAGATGATGGGCGACCGCATCCGGGGAAAAAGCCCGCTGAACGTCCACCGGATTTTTGAGGATGTCCGCCGCGCCGGATTTTTTGAAGGGGCGCAGGCAGGGATGTACATCTCCGTCCTGTCGGCGGTCGAAACGGCGCTGTGGGATCTGGTCGGCAAAGCCCTTGGCATGCCGGTCTATCAGCTGCTGGGCGGAAAATTCCGCGATAAAATCCGGGTTTACTGCGATACGGGAGCCTATCGGGAAAAGGACACCAGCCCCGAATCCTTCGCCCGGTCGGCCAAGCGGGCCGTGGATATGGGCTTCAACGCCGTCAAATTCGACATCGACGAGCGCAACGATCCCAGCAAGTACGATGCCTACAACTGGACCGCCAGCCAGGGCGAACTGCAGCGGATGTACAACCAGATCGCGGCCGTCCGGCAGGCGGTTGGTCCCAAAATCGACATCTGCGTGGACATGCACGGCCGCTACGACGTCACGACGGGTCGCAGGGTGGCGAAGATGATGGAGCCGCTCAATCTGCTGTTTCTGGAAGAGCCCATTCCGGCCGAAAACGCCGAGGCCTACCGACAGGTACGCGAAGCGTCCAACACGCCCATCTGCGCCGGGGAAAACCATTATCTGGCGCACGGCTTCCGGAAGCTGCTCGAAATTGGGGCCGTGGACATCATCATGCCGGATTTGCAGAAAGCGGGCGGACTGGGCGAGGCGCAGCGCATTGCCAACCTGTCGAACCTCTACTACGTTCCGTTTGCGCCGCACATGGTGGCTTCCTACCTCGGCGCAATGGCTTCTTCGCACGTGTGCGCTTCGGTGCCCAACTTCCTGATTCTGGAATGGCAGATTTATTTCCACGACGATCCGATGTTCAAGGATATTGTGACCTTCGACGGACCGATGGTAAAAGACGGCTTCATTCCGCTGTCCGAAAAGCCCGGTATCGGCGTCGAAATCAACGAGGAAGGCATGAAGAAATACGCCACCAAGGACGTGCCGTTCTTTGTGTAAGAGAGACAAGAGATTAGAGAAAAGAAGAAAGAGAAGGGAGGGAAGTGATGAGGGACATTGGACGAGGGAGATTTGACAAATAGACAATAGACATTAGACAAGAGACTAGTGGTCAGTGGTCAGTGACAGAAGAACTAAGATGTGTTTTTGGGAATGGCGAGGAAGCTGCCTGGTGAGACTGCTCGCTGAACTGTGTCAGGCCACAGGGTGAATAGAAGGAAAGAAAAGCCTACATTCACAACTATGACCGACCAATTCGATTTTGAGGCCTTCAAACAGGCCGCCATCAAGGGCCTTTACGAAGGTAAACCCCTGACGGGAGAGAACGGTTTGTTTGCGCCTCTGCTGAAGCACTTTTTAGAGTCCGCTTTGGAAGGGGAAATGGATAGTCACCTCGCCCAGACTCGGCAGGTAGAACAGAACCGACGTAACGGCAAGACAACCAAGCGCGTCAAAAGCAGTGCCGGTTTGCTAGACTTACAGACGCCCCGCGACCGTACGGGTAGCTACCAGCCTCAGCTTGTGCCCAAGCGCCAGGTAGTACTCACACCCCAACTTGAGCAGAAGGTATTATCACTCTACAGCGTGGGTAACAGCTATGCCGACATCAGCCAGCACTTGCAGGAGATGT from Tellurirhabdus rosea harbors:
- a CDS encoding mandelate racemase/muconate lactonizing enzyme family protein, which encodes MKTSRRSFLTKSAIATALAAGSLSNTFGEGLETAVDRTPKSSAPSDLKITDIKCGYIRNGHSLFVKVHTNQGIWGCGEAVDATPGTYHLVKMMGDRIRGKSPLNVHRIFEDVRRAGFFEGAQAGMYISVLSAVETALWDLVGKALGMPVYQLLGGKFRDKIRVYCDTGAYREKDTSPESFARSAKRAVDMGFNAVKFDIDERNDPSKYDAYNWTASQGELQRMYNQIAAVRQAVGPKIDICVDMHGRYDVTTGRRVAKMMEPLNLLFLEEPIPAENAEAYRQVREASNTPICAGENHYLAHGFRKLLEIGAVDIIMPDLQKAGGLGEAQRIANLSNLYYVPFAPHMVASYLGAMASSHVCASVPNFLILEWQIYFHDDPMFKDIVTFDGPMVKDGFIPLSEKPGIGVEINEEGMKKYATKDVPFFV